The following nucleotide sequence is from bacterium.
ACCGATCGCGTCTACATGACCGAGGTGCTGATCGAGCCACCTGAGGGTGGTCTCCGCCAGGTCAGCAAGGTACTCCTGCAGCAGATCCGCACGATTGCGCACGCACGAATCCTCGACACGCTGGGCACGGCCAGTACGCACACCATGGAGCACGTTGACGAGGCGCTGCGACTGGCACTTGACCTATCCTGAGACCCCCCCGGGCAGGTTCCTCTCCCCCACTCCCCGAAATGCCTCGCATTCTCCTGTGAGGCTGCCCCCATGTCTGTCTCCTGCGAACTGCTCCATGCTCACGCCCCCATGGCTGACGGCACAGAGGAGCATATCCCCTACTGGCATCTGGACTCGGGCCAGCCGGGGGAGAGCTTCCTGGTGCTTGCCGCCCAGCACGGGATCGAGGTCCAGGGCTGCGAGGTCGTGCGACGCTTCCGCGACCTCTGCCTGACCGAGCTGCGGCGCGGACAGGTCTACTTGGTGCCCTTCGCCTGTCCGCCGGCAGTGCGCGCGCGCCGCTCACACCTGCACCTGCAGCCCGAGCAGCCCGTCGCCGAGAACAAGGCCAACAACATGAACCTGCTGTGGCCGGGCGATCCGCAGGGCAACGAGACTGAGCGGGTAGCCTACGCCCTGCATACCGCGGTGGTGGACCGCTGCACCTGCTGCCTGGACCTCCACTCCTGGTCCCGCTTCACCGCCACGGCCGCGCTGGCCCGTGACGACGTGCCGAGGTCCATCGAGATGGGGCTGGCCAGCGGCTTCCGCTTTCTCGAGCTGCTCGGCAACCCCCGCACCCCGCATGCCGGGATGCTGGAGAACCTCTTCAGCAGCCGCGGGCAGGGGGCGATCAGTGTCGAGTTGACCGGGCAGTGGGTCGTGCGCGAACCCCAGGTGCGCGAGGGCGTCCGCTGCGCCACCAACCTCGCGCGGCTGTGCGGACTCTTTGACGGCGAGCCGGAGCGCCTCGCTGGCCCGGTCGTCCGCTTCCATCAGAACACCTGGCGCGACAGCGTGACCCAGGTTGTGGCCCCCTGCGACGGGCTGTTTGTCGAGGCCGGGCTGCACACCTCGGACCACGTCGAGGCCGGCCAGCGCCTCGGCCACCTGATCCGCGCCGACGACCTGGAGACGGTAGAGATCATCGCGCCGGCGGCGGGCTACCTGTACAGCTACGGCTGCTTCCGCTCGCATTCGGATGTGCAACTGCCGGCGATGCATCCCTATGCGGAGGTGGGTGACGTGCTGGCCGGGATCATGCAGCCATGACCACATGAAGGGGAGACGAGGCCGATGGCACCCACCTGCGAGCTGGGCACTATCACCGCTTCGCGCCGCGACGGCGCGGAGGTCCGCGTGCCGTACTGGCATCTGCAGTCCGGCCAGCCCGGCGAGGTCCTGGCCGTCACCGCCGCCCAGCACGGCAACGAGGTGCAGGGCTGTGAAGTGGTGCGTGCCTTGCGCGAGGTGTGTGAGCGCGACCTCCTGCGCGGCGAGGTCTACCTGATCCCCTTCACCAACCTCCCCGCCGTGCAGCACCGCCGCTCCCACACCACCCTGGAGGGGGAGCAACCGTACGGCGAGGACCTCGGCGAGAACATGAACCGCACGTGGCCCGGCGACCCCGAGGGCAATGACACGGAGCGGCTAAGCCACGCCATCCACCAGGCCGTCATCAGCCGGTGCGATCACGTCCTTGACCTGCATAGCTGGTCGCGCTTCACCGCCACCTGCACGCTGGTGCGAGCCGAGTGCGCCAACGCGATGGCCATGGCCGACGCGGCTCAGATCCGGTTCACCATGAAGCAGGAGCGGCCGCAGCTTCCCGACGGCGCCCCCGCCCCCATCGGCGTCCCCTTCAACAACGACGGACGCGGCGCGCTGTGCATCGAGCTGGCCCCGCAGTGGGTCATCCGTGAGAAGGAGGTGCGGCAGGGCCTGCGCGCCGCCACCAACATCGCGAAGCTGCTGCACCTGATGGACGGGGAGATGGAACGGATTGGGGGACCGTTGGTGATGTTCAGCGCGGCCGACCGGGAAGCCCGGACTTACACCCTCCGCGCCCCCCGCAGCGGCCTCTTTGTCGAAAGCGGGCTGGAGACCTCAGACCGTGTCGAGGCGGGCCAGAAGCTCGGACACCTGATCTGCGATGACGACCTGACGACCGTGGATCTTGTCGCACCCGTGTCGGGCTACCTGTGGCAGTATGGCTGCCACCGCGAGCACTCCGACGTGCGGCTGCCCGCGATGCACCCGTATGCGGATGGGGGGGACATACTGGCGGCGGTGATGACGGTCTAGGGGAGGCCAGCGAGCAAGCGGATCGCCTCATTGGCCAGCGTCAGGCCGAAGATGCCCGTCACCGTCGGCAGGCTCCCCAGCGCGCGGCGACGGCGGCCGCGCTCCAGCTCCCCTGCCGCCAGCTCCTCGGGCGGGAACACCCGCCGCGTGTCCACCGGCTCGTCGCTGTAGACACAGCGCACCGATGGCTCGACCCCGCGCCGGCGCAGGCCCTGGCGCAACTGCCGCGCCAGCGGACACCCGGTCGTCTGCCCCAGCGGCCCCACCCTGATCCGCGTGGTGTCCGCTCGCAGAGCCGCCCCCATCGAGGAGATGAGCGGCACCCCGCGCTCTATCGCGGCGCAGATCAGCTCGAGCTTGGGCGTGTAGGCGTCAATGGCGTCGACGATGACATTCGGCTCGCCCGCGAACACTTCGTCCATCGTCTCGACGTGCACGAAGGTCCGCACCGTGTCCACCTGGCAGTCGGGGTTGATGTCCCGCACGCGCTCCGCGGCGACCTCGATCTTGGGCCGACCCAGGGTGGAGGTCAGGGCATAGAGCTGCCGGTTGATGTTGCTCTCGCGGACGAAGTCGTGGTCCACCAGGCGCAGGTGCCCGATCCCGGCGCGCGCCAGACCCTCCGTGGCGTAGCTGCCCACGGCGCCCAGACCGATGACGGTCACGCGGGCGGCGTGCAACCGCGCCAGGCCCTCCGCCCCGATCATCATCTCCATGCGGCGGAAGCGTTCGCTCATGTCACCGACCCCGTCGGCAGCAGTGGCCCCAACAGCCGCCTGGCATTGCCCCAGGTGATCTCGCGCAGCTCGTCAGCCGGCACCCCGCGCAGTGGCGCGATCCCCTCGAGGATGGCTGGCAGGTTCGCCGGCTCGTTGCACACCTCTCCCCCTTCCGCGACCAGCACATGCGGCCGGTAAGGCTCCGGCGGCAGCAGGGCGGGGGCGTCGGTCTCGACGAGGAGCCGGTCCAGCGGCACGGCCGGCAGTGCTGCCCGCGCCCGCAGCTTCCGCTCGTCGAGCACCCCGCCGCCGAAGGAAAAGAACGCGCCCCTCGCGGCCAGCGGCGGGATCATCTCCGCCGCCCCGCCATAGGCGTGGATGAGCAGCGGCGGGGACGGGCCCTCGCGCTCCAGCACCTCCAGCAGCCACCCCCAGGCCTGCAGACAGTGGACCATCACCGGCCGGTCCAGCTCGCGCGCCAGCCGCAACTGGGCCACGAAGACCTCCTCCTGCGCAGGCAGGTCCGGCTCCTGGACCCAGCGGTCCAGGCCGATCTCACCGACGGCCGCGGGCACGGTCAGCAGGAGTGCCCGGAGCCGCTCCAGCCACCCCGCCACACGCTCGCTCACAAACCACGGGTGTAGACCGAAGCAGGGCACGAGGCCGGCATGGGTCCGGGCCAGGGCGAGCACATCCTCCCAGTCGCCCTCGTGGGTGGCGTTGACAACCTGGCAGCCCACCCCCGCCGCGCGAGCGCGCTGCAGAACCTCCGCCACGTGTGGCGCAAGGACCTCTTCCTGCAGATGGTTGTGGGCGTCAATCAGGTGTGTCATGGCTGCCTGCCGTCGGTCAGCGTCGTTCGTCGCGCCAATCCCTGCCGCCTGCCGCCCGTGAAACATGCCCGACACATTCGCCCCCTATGCTCGGGCCATGGCACGCCGCCCTGCCCACAATCAGGATTTGACGCCGTCGGACTTGGAGGGTATCTTTCCGGGCATGTTACGTCCGCCGTGCCGAGCGCTACTGTATGGGCAGCAGACGGCCGCCGTGCGGGCGGCGTTGGAGCAGGCCGGCTGCGTGGTAGCCGTGGCCGCGGACGAAGCGACGGCAGCCGAACTGAAGGCCACCCAGCGGCCGGAGGTCATCTTCGCCTGCGAACTGCCACCGGGCGCCGCCGGGCGACTGCACCGCCTGCCCCCGCAGCTCGATGCCACCTATTGCCTCCTGCTCGACCGCCGCCTGTTGGGCCAGACACTGATCTCCCCCGAGTACGACGACTTCATCCTGTTGCCTCTGGACACCGCCGAGGTCGAGGCGCGGGTCAGCCTGTGGCGCTGGCGTCGCGAGCAGCTCACCGCCGAGGGGGTGTTGCGGGCCGGAGCCCTGGTCGTGGACCTGGCGAACTACCGGGTGACGATGGAGGGGGCGCCGGTCACGCTGACCTATAAGGAATATGAACTGCTCTGCCTGCTCCTGCGGCGGCGGGGGCAAGTCCTCACACGCGACCAGGTCCTCGACCTCGTCTGGGGGCCCGACTACTACGGCGGCAGCCGCACCGTGGATGTGCACGTGCGACGCCTGCGGACCAAGCTGCCGGAAGTGGCCGACCTGATCGCGACCGTACACGGCGTGG
It contains:
- a CDS encoding type II toxin-antitoxin system PemK/MazF family toxin, producing MTETMGFCRGDIVVVRLEPVEESEQGGTRPALVISNDRLNRTLPVLTVAAITSRKTDRVYMTEVLIEPPEGGLRQVSKVLLQQIRTIAHARILDTLGTASTHTMEHVDEALRLALDLS
- a CDS encoding succinylglutamate desuccinylase/aspartoacylase family protein, with the translated sequence MSVSCELLHAHAPMADGTEEHIPYWHLDSGQPGESFLVLAAQHGIEVQGCEVVRRFRDLCLTELRRGQVYLVPFACPPAVRARRSHLHLQPEQPVAENKANNMNLLWPGDPQGNETERVAYALHTAVVDRCTCCLDLHSWSRFTATAALARDDVPRSIEMGLASGFRFLELLGNPRTPHAGMLENLFSSRGQGAISVELTGQWVVREPQVREGVRCATNLARLCGLFDGEPERLAGPVVRFHQNTWRDSVTQVVAPCDGLFVEAGLHTSDHVEAGQRLGHLIRADDLETVEIIAPAAGYLYSYGCFRSHSDVQLPAMHPYAEVGDVLAGIMQP
- a CDS encoding succinylglutamate desuccinylase/aspartoacylase family protein, yielding MAPTCELGTITASRRDGAEVRVPYWHLQSGQPGEVLAVTAAQHGNEVQGCEVVRALREVCERDLLRGEVYLIPFTNLPAVQHRRSHTTLEGEQPYGEDLGENMNRTWPGDPEGNDTERLSHAIHQAVISRCDHVLDLHSWSRFTATCTLVRAECANAMAMADAAQIRFTMKQERPQLPDGAPAPIGVPFNNDGRGALCIELAPQWVIREKEVRQGLRAATNIAKLLHLMDGEMERIGGPLVMFSAADREARTYTLRAPRSGLFVESGLETSDRVEAGQKLGHLICDDDLTTVDLVAPVSGYLWQYGCHREHSDVRLPAMHPYADGGDILAAVMTV
- a CDS encoding tRNA threonylcarbamoyladenosine dehydratase; translation: MSERFRRMEMMIGAEGLARLHAARVTVIGLGAVGSYATEGLARAGIGHLRLVDHDFVRESNINRQLYALTSTLGRPKIEVAAERVRDINPDCQVDTVRTFVHVETMDEVFAGEPNVIVDAIDAYTPKLELICAAIERGVPLISSMGAALRADTTRIRVGPLGQTTGCPLARQLRQGLRRRGVEPSVRCVYSDEPVDTRRVFPPEELAAGELERGRRRRALGSLPTVTGIFGLTLANEAIRLLAGLP
- a CDS encoding TatD family hydrolase → MTHLIDAHNHLQEEVLAPHVAEVLQRARAAGVGCQVVNATHEGDWEDVLALARTHAGLVPCFGLHPWFVSERVAGWLERLRALLLTVPAAVGEIGLDRWVQEPDLPAQEEVFVAQLRLARELDRPVMVHCLQAWGWLLEVLEREGPSPPLLIHAYGGAAEMIPPLAARGAFFSFGGGVLDERKLRARAALPAVPLDRLLVETDAPALLPPEPYRPHVLVAEGGEVCNEPANLPAILEGIAPLRGVPADELREITWGNARRLLGPLLPTGSVT
- a CDS encoding response regulator transcription factor — encoded protein: MLRPPCRALLYGQQTAAVRAALEQAGCVVAVAADEATAAELKATQRPEVIFACELPPGAAGRLHRLPPQLDATYCLLLDRRLLGQTLISPEYDDFILLPLDTAEVEARVSLWRWRREQLTAEGVLRAGALVVDLANYRVTMEGAPVTLTYKEYELLCLLLRRRGQVLTRDQVLDLVWGPDYYGGSRTVDVHVRRLRTKLPEVADLIATVHGVGYRFDG